The proteins below are encoded in one region of Pseudomonas entomophila L48:
- a CDS encoding GSCFA domain-containing protein, translated as MNPYQYLPPRAFWRTAIAARPTEQIAELWSPAFTIDAKDAIVTAGSCFAQHIGRALVARGMNWLDAEPAPAEMLEDERKARQYGVFSFRAGNLYTAAMLRQWLTWALGTQPQSHETWQHEGRFFDPFRPAVETAGFDSEQALFDSREQTLAAIRLAVHRAKVFVFTLGLTEAWANRESGVVYPVCPGTVRGEFDPRVHEFRNFGFNDTCQAMTEAIALMRTVNPELRLLLTVSPVPLTASATGEHVLSATTYSKSVLRAVAGQLCQDLPQVDYFPSYEIITGTPFKGAFYQPNRREVTPGGVAFVMRQFFAGLDAEAAPAAPATTPSLACEDLVCEDAILDYYA; from the coding sequence ATGAACCCCTACCAATACCTGCCGCCGCGTGCGTTCTGGCGCACGGCGATTGCCGCCAGGCCCACCGAGCAGATCGCTGAGCTGTGGTCGCCCGCGTTCACGATCGACGCCAAGGACGCCATCGTCACCGCCGGGTCCTGTTTCGCCCAGCACATCGGCCGGGCCCTGGTGGCACGCGGGATGAACTGGCTCGATGCCGAGCCGGCGCCGGCCGAGATGCTTGAGGACGAACGCAAGGCGCGCCAGTACGGCGTGTTCTCGTTCCGCGCCGGCAACCTCTATACCGCGGCGATGCTGCGCCAATGGCTGACGTGGGCCCTGGGCACGCAACCGCAGTCGCACGAGACCTGGCAGCACGAGGGGCGCTTCTTCGACCCCTTCCGCCCCGCGGTGGAAACGGCAGGCTTCGACAGCGAACAGGCACTCTTCGATTCGCGGGAGCAAACCCTCGCGGCGATCCGTCTGGCCGTGCACCGTGCCAAGGTGTTCGTCTTTACCCTGGGGCTGACGGAAGCCTGGGCCAACCGCGAGAGCGGTGTCGTGTACCCGGTGTGCCCGGGCACCGTGCGTGGCGAATTCGATCCTCGGGTGCATGAGTTTCGCAATTTCGGCTTCAACGACACCTGCCAGGCCATGACCGAAGCCATCGCGCTGATGCGCACGGTAAACCCCGAACTGCGCCTGCTGCTCACCGTCTCGCCGGTTCCCCTCACCGCCAGCGCCACCGGCGAGCACGTGCTCAGCGCCACCACCTACTCCAAGTCGGTGCTGCGCGCCGTGGCCGGTCAGCTGTGCCAGGACCTGCCCCAGGTAGACTACTTCCCGTCCTACGAAATCATCACCGGCACGCCGTTCAAGGGCGCCTTCTACCAACCGAACCGGCGCGAAGTCACGCCTGGAGGCGTGGCCTTCGTGATGCGCCAGTTCTTTGCCGGCCTCGATGCCGAGGCTGCGCCAGCAGCGCCCGCCACCACCCCTTCCCTGGCCTGCGAGGACCTTGTCTGTGAAGACGCCATTCTCGATTACTACGCCTAG
- a CDS encoding non-ribosomal peptide synthetase: protein MSVFQETVLARFAAQVRRDPQALAVIDQQVHLSYAELASASERIARGLKARGLLPGQALALYLPRGWQWAAALLGALKAGAVVMPLDRASPAERRALMLADADCVGVLSLADAPQGLPGPWEASVEALLDHPDEPAQPLAGTFAEVMCLFYTSGTTGVPKGVEVGERGVLRLAQAGSYIDIQQGDRFVCLSNPAFDACSFELWAPLLNGGCCVMVADDDLLDARRLAQVLETQRVDTLFITVSLFNTLNAQYPACFASLRQVLTGGEQVSPVAVRAWYQANPDSACRLFNVYGPTECTTFALCHPIARDFAADTVPIGQPLPDTGMRVLDAQQQPVAPGEIGELYLSGSGVARGYRNRPEETARCFVRLPALEGGDEVHYRTGDLVRVNPEGQVECLGRVDRQVKVRGFRIEPGEVEQCLLEHPQVAQAYVCSRRQAAEDHQLLAFVVPREALDYREFDAYLRARLAPWMRPHHLFQVPRLPLTANGKIDQGSLLAQAGAPWRPAVEEGGYSPALAWLLEQARTLLGQPAIGGQDDWLGSGGDSLQAMRLRSAIRGRWEQEISIATLLAEPFAALAERLEQGQGASPDYPPAPAPSSALRGPASAEQRRLWLEQQRVPGSTAYNVPLVLHLAAGAEPQALAEALRRLVARHPALRTAFVAGNDGPEQVVTEQAAVCRVLAPGALGQDNWQAFASLVFDEPFDLASPTLLRAWVAPHADGSCRLLLNLHHIVTDGWSMNLLFEDLAGLYQDALQGCDRAAPTQVLNTLDFAQWQRQWSVTPHYREQRRALAALHARHGEATPARQAMGPASSEGRLYRQPLGERRSAALERFCAQQRMTRFEVLFSVFAWSLHALAGCDRPRIASPVANRPLAEFEACVGMFANTVLIPTDVRGAQSLGEQLRRQTATVREVLALQDVALADLVEDLRLSTGQALFDYLFVLENTDYARLADAPLRATLAPHPAPQAKCPLSLLVVGGDGPLECWWEYQCSHFDSRQVAALDALVHRGLDLLLENPQASLDTLVAPYRLGLPPASEGATLPLPFATVADWFEHQVHETPEATALVAGQRRLSYAELDALAATLAATLSNQHTGDGAPNMVLFLAPSVEHVVALLALAKLNITAVPLDPNYPVAVQRQVLAQACPRCVLFSGATEAALQALGVEALARHRVDLQAAPQDLQRPRHHGERPLYTLFTSGSTGIPKGVQVPDRTLCNLLHWQRNAGQLPARSVTLQFSMLSFDVAFQELFGTLCGGGCYHLIEPRWRQDAQALLAYIQQAGIERLYLPFVALQHLAQAAVAQGRYPQTLREVVTAGEQLLCTEALRTWFAGLPRASLFNHYGPTETHVISACRLPSQVGDWPLRAPIGRAIDNARLLLVDAQDHPVPTGTQGYLLVAGAMVTRCYLGETALNTERFVELPQADGSRCLYYRTGDLAWVDAQGCLHYVGRDDQQVKLSGHRLELGQVEAALMGLEAVANAVVTVQGEPARLTAYLQLSGTAPSVQDLDRLVARQLPAHVRIDQYRRLDAWPRTPSGKVDRKALAGQGEVLQRQHPVAALSNPLERQLATLFREVIGHAIEPEQTFFEAGATSLGLMRLHTRYTQALPRAPSMAELFEHVTIRRLAAHLGRTEGAPVRREQPGEAGEAAMAIIGMAVNVAGARNLGEFWAMVQGNALGIEHFAAAEGLVGARSQLQGMLDFDPEYFGISRQEARLMDPQQRHLLMACVQALQHAAIVPSADGPRIGLVASCGETTYFQQMLRECGEGELPDGFQLALHHDKDFLATKAAYHLDLTGPALSVQAACGSSLIGVHLACNLLRQGDSEVMLAAGVLIDPTLSEGYRHRSQHIFSRDGLCRPFSEDASGTLGASGYGVVVLKPLARAQADGDRIYAVVEGSALNNDGHGKMSYTAPSVAGQGAVIARALAKAGVAGADIGYVEAHGTGTLLGDPIEVAALAQAFGEAPAGTCALASVKSQVGHLGAAAGVVGLIRATLAVYHGVIPPNLGFSRINPQIDLARSPFHIPTTARPWPSGRRRMAGVSSFGIGGTNAHVIVGAAQGEAQNRDDVVPLLLLSAHSRTALERDVLVVGGWLQANPEQVPAVLGHLQAGRRQARWRFAVPYRAGDDLPLSAIREVAASQVRLKASEHSPQALLEAWYDGAHIEWAQRLAPPPWDLPPSSFDLETYRFQSLGVPERKPLADWFHQRQWQRMWRMAGPAPQATVRQTLVVCSHAAADETLLGTLGAAYRRVVHVRAGDGYRQLAANHFELDVLDAQALTRLLAELPGDLDWLHALPLSVGGAVDERSLATAQWACLDTPCSLMQAWGQAPRDANLRLWLLSWQACPVQGAVARPELTALAGATEVVPQEYPVRCHWLDCPSPSLLEHAKPVAALLAEPDALPRRMALRDGYLWQPRLVPSPLPLAAPNTLPDHGTFLILGGGGIGRTLCQHLLRAPGRRVVLLSRSATWPEAWQVDRERVEWLQADLADLMRWPQVLEHLAQRYERFDGVIHAAGVGAGSLIRQRDAERMASAMAAKTRGMLAVEALIARMNPGFVLYCSSMSALFGGAGHLDYAAASGVLDGFSHYRAPGDQGCLRLGINWDIWRETGMATEASGNDAAHQQHLKVGLSTQEGCEVFDRAMTAQLPQVLVSTTALAHARRFYPVRHGAVTAPVEVPPKQDALPARLRDCLCQWLGVDALQDDASLYDLGADSLTLLDLIDELQRATGVVVQLSQFSPTVSLREVLALVGNDPGQAERAGDPWHKALRIDPWHKGRAHQWLYLIHPVGGDVQAYRELAAALHPDLEVRVIADPVLRQPELPNISLEARAALYLDAIQAELPDGASWRLVGWSFGAWVAQAMCALARDTGLELPALYLIDPPAPDAGTELKAIDEGQIQRVFEREFALRNGETDGARYLERLVACCRNNLASMLGHVPGVQAETTGQLFIATQPNPYGIGSGWQAQDLCQAWQALLPGLRNWVALDTDHYGIVSGPWARKIAEAINSDLLAREEGVHGR, encoded by the coding sequence ATGAGCGTGTTCCAGGAAACCGTGCTCGCACGCTTTGCCGCCCAGGTGCGGCGAGACCCGCAGGCCCTGGCGGTAATCGATCAGCAAGTACACCTAAGCTACGCCGAACTGGCCAGCGCCAGTGAGCGCATCGCCCGTGGCCTGAAAGCGCGGGGGCTGCTGCCGGGCCAGGCGTTGGCGCTGTACCTGCCTCGCGGCTGGCAGTGGGCCGCGGCGCTGCTCGGGGCGCTCAAGGCCGGGGCCGTGGTGATGCCGCTGGACCGGGCCAGCCCCGCCGAGCGCCGCGCGCTGATGCTCGCCGATGCCGACTGCGTGGGAGTGCTGAGCCTCGCCGACGCGCCACAGGGGCTGCCCGGCCCATGGGAAGCCAGTGTCGAGGCGCTGCTGGACCACCCGGACGAACCCGCCCAGCCGCTGGCCGGCACCTTCGCCGAGGTCATGTGCCTGTTCTACACCTCCGGCACCACCGGCGTGCCCAAGGGCGTGGAAGTGGGCGAGCGCGGCGTGCTGCGACTGGCGCAGGCCGGCAGCTACATCGATATCCAGCAGGGCGATCGATTTGTCTGCCTGTCGAACCCGGCCTTCGATGCCTGCAGCTTCGAGCTGTGGGCGCCCTTGCTCAATGGCGGCTGTTGCGTGATGGTCGCCGACGACGACCTGCTCGATGCCCGGCGCCTGGCCCAGGTGCTGGAAACGCAGCGGGTCGATACCTTGTTCATCACGGTGTCGCTGTTCAACACCTTGAATGCGCAGTACCCGGCCTGCTTCGCCAGCCTGCGCCAGGTACTGACCGGCGGCGAGCAGGTCAGCCCGGTGGCGGTGCGGGCCTGGTACCAGGCCAACCCGGACAGCGCCTGCCGCCTGTTCAATGTCTACGGCCCCACCGAATGCACCACCTTCGCCCTGTGCCACCCTATTGCGCGGGACTTCGCCGCCGACACCGTGCCCATAGGCCAGCCCTTGCCGGACACCGGCATGCGCGTGCTCGACGCGCAGCAGCAGCCGGTGGCGCCAGGCGAAATTGGCGAGCTGTACCTCAGCGGCAGCGGCGTGGCCCGTGGCTATCGCAACCGCCCCGAAGAGACTGCCCGTTGTTTCGTGCGCCTGCCTGCGCTGGAAGGTGGCGATGAGGTGCATTACCGCACTGGGGATCTGGTCCGGGTCAACCCCGAAGGGCAGGTGGAGTGCCTGGGGCGGGTCGACCGGCAGGTCAAGGTGCGCGGCTTCCGTATCGAGCCGGGCGAGGTGGAACAGTGCCTGCTCGAACACCCCCAGGTGGCCCAGGCCTATGTCTGCAGCCGCAGGCAAGCTGCCGAGGACCACCAGTTGCTGGCCTTCGTCGTGCCGCGCGAAGCGCTGGACTATCGCGAGTTCGACGCCTACCTGCGCGCCCGCCTGGCGCCCTGGATGCGCCCGCACCATCTGTTCCAGGTGCCACGCCTGCCGCTGACGGCCAACGGCAAGATCGACCAGGGCAGCTTGCTTGCCCAGGCCGGTGCACCCTGGCGGCCGGCAGTCGAAGAGGGTGGGTACTCGCCAGCCCTGGCCTGGCTGCTGGAGCAAGCGCGTACGCTGCTTGGGCAACCCGCGATCGGTGGCCAGGACGACTGGTTGGGCAGCGGCGGCGATTCGCTCCAGGCCATGCGCCTGCGTTCGGCGATCCGTGGCCGCTGGGAGCAAGAGATCAGCATCGCGACATTGCTCGCCGAGCCGTTCGCGGCGCTGGCCGAGCGTCTTGAACAGGGGCAGGGCGCAAGCCCGGACTATCCACCGGCTCCGGCGCCGTCGAGCGCATTGCGTGGGCCCGCCAGCGCCGAGCAGCGCCGCCTGTGGCTGGAGCAGCAGCGCGTCCCCGGCTCGACTGCCTACAACGTGCCCTTGGTGCTGCATCTGGCGGCCGGCGCGGAGCCACAGGCACTGGCCGAAGCACTGCGTCGCCTGGTGGCACGCCATCCCGCCTTGCGCACCGCCTTCGTGGCGGGCAACGACGGCCCGGAGCAGGTGGTTACCGAACAGGCGGCGGTATGCCGGGTACTGGCACCGGGGGCGTTGGGCCAGGACAACTGGCAGGCTTTCGCCAGCCTGGTGTTCGACGAGCCGTTCGACCTGGCCAGCCCGACCCTGTTGCGCGCCTGGGTCGCGCCGCATGCCGACGGTAGCTGCCGATTGCTGCTGAACCTGCACCATATCGTTACCGACGGCTGGTCGATGAACCTGCTGTTCGAAGACCTGGCCGGCCTGTATCAGGATGCCCTGCAAGGTTGTGACCGCGCCGCCCCGACGCAGGTGTTGAACACGTTGGATTTCGCCCAATGGCAGCGGCAATGGAGCGTCACCCCGCATTACCGGGAGCAGCGCCGCGCCCTGGCAGCACTGCACGCACGTCACGGTGAGGCGACGCCGGCCCGGCAGGCCATGGGGCCGGCCAGCAGCGAAGGGCGGTTGTACCGTCAGCCCTTGGGCGAGCGGCGCAGCGCCGCGCTCGAGCGCTTCTGCGCCCAGCAGCGCATGACCCGCTTCGAGGTGCTGTTCAGCGTCTTCGCCTGGAGCCTGCACGCCTTGGCCGGTTGTGATCGCCCGCGGATCGCCAGCCCCGTGGCCAACCGGCCGCTGGCTGAGTTCGAGGCCTGCGTGGGCATGTTCGCCAATACGGTACTGATCCCGACCGATGTGCGCGGCGCGCAATCACTCGGCGAGCAGCTGCGCCGGCAAACCGCCACCGTGCGTGAGGTGCTGGCCTTGCAGGACGTGGCCCTGGCCGACCTGGTCGAGGACCTGCGCCTGTCCACCGGCCAGGCGTTGTTCGACTACCTCTTCGTGCTGGAGAACACCGACTACGCCAGGCTCGCGGACGCACCGCTGCGGGCCACCCTGGCGCCGCACCCGGCACCCCAGGCCAAGTGCCCGCTGAGCCTGCTGGTGGTCGGCGGCGACGGGCCGCTCGAGTGCTGGTGGGAATACCAGTGCAGCCATTTCGACAGCCGGCAGGTGGCCGCGCTGGATGCCCTGGTGCACCGTGGCCTGGACCTGTTGCTGGAAAACCCGCAGGCGTCCCTGGACACACTGGTGGCGCCTTATCGCCTGGGCCTGCCGCCGGCCAGCGAAGGCGCCACGCTGCCATTGCCGTTCGCCACGGTGGCCGACTGGTTCGAGCACCAGGTGCACGAAACACCCGAGGCCACGGCGCTGGTGGCCGGCCAGCGGCGCTTGAGTTACGCCGAGCTGGATGCGCTGGCCGCGACCTTGGCCGCGACCTTGTCCAACCAACACACGGGCGATGGCGCGCCGAACATGGTGCTGTTCCTGGCGCCTTCGGTGGAGCATGTGGTCGCCTTGCTGGCCCTGGCCAAGCTCAATATCACCGCCGTGCCACTGGACCCGAACTATCCGGTGGCGGTGCAACGCCAGGTACTGGCCCAGGCCTGTCCGCGCTGCGTGTTGTTCAGCGGTGCCACCGAGGCCGCCCTGCAAGCGCTGGGCGTCGAGGCGTTGGCCCGCCATCGGGTCGACCTGCAGGCCGCGCCCCAGGATTTGCAACGGCCCCGGCACCATGGCGAGCGGCCGCTGTACACATTGTTCACTTCGGGTTCGACCGGTATTCCCAAAGGCGTGCAGGTGCCTGACCGGACGCTGTGCAACCTGCTGCACTGGCAGCGCAACGCCGGGCAGTTGCCGGCACGCTCGGTGACCTTGCAATTCTCCATGTTGTCATTCGACGTGGCGTTCCAGGAGCTGTTCGGCACCCTGTGCGGCGGCGGTTGCTACCACCTGATCGAACCCCGCTGGCGGCAGGACGCCCAGGCGCTGCTGGCCTACATCCAGCAAGCAGGCATCGAGCGGCTGTATCTGCCGTTCGTGGCCTTGCAACACCTGGCCCAGGCCGCCGTGGCCCAAGGCCGCTACCCCCAGACCCTGCGCGAGGTGGTCACGGCCGGCGAGCAACTGCTGTGCACCGAGGCACTGCGGACCTGGTTCGCCGGCCTGCCCAGGGCCAGTCTGTTCAACCACTACGGCCCGACCGAAACCCATGTGATCAGCGCCTGTCGGCTGCCGTCCCAGGTAGGTGACTGGCCGCTGCGCGCGCCCATCGGCCGGGCGATCGACAACGCCCGGTTGCTGCTGGTCGATGCCCAGGACCACCCCGTGCCCACGGGCACCCAAGGCTACCTGTTGGTGGCTGGCGCCATGGTCACGCGTTGCTATCTGGGGGAGACGGCGCTCAATACCGAACGTTTCGTCGAACTGCCACAGGCCGACGGCAGCCGCTGCCTGTACTACCGCACCGGCGACCTGGCCTGGGTCGATGCCCAGGGTTGCCTGCACTACGTGGGCCGTGACGACCAGCAGGTCAAGCTCAGCGGCCATCGCCTGGAGCTTGGGCAGGTCGAGGCGGCGTTGATGGGGCTGGAGGCGGTGGCCAACGCCGTGGTGACCGTGCAAGGGGAACCTGCGCGGCTGACGGCGTACCTGCAACTGTCCGGCACGGCACCGTCGGTACAGGACCTCGACCGCTTGGTGGCGCGGCAGTTGCCGGCCCATGTGCGCATCGACCAGTACCGACGCCTCGACGCCTGGCCACGCACCCCCAGCGGCAAGGTCGATCGCAAGGCGCTGGCCGGGCAGGGCGAGGTTCTGCAGCGCCAGCATCCGGTCGCGGCCCTGTCGAATCCGCTGGAACGCCAGCTGGCCACGCTGTTCCGCGAGGTGATCGGTCACGCCATCGAACCCGAGCAGACCTTCTTCGAAGCCGGCGCCACCAGTTTGGGCCTGATGCGCCTGCACACGCGCTACACCCAGGCCTTGCCCCGGGCGCCGAGCATGGCCGAGCTGTTCGAGCATGTGACGATCCGCCGGCTGGCGGCGCACCTGGGCCGTACCGAGGGCGCGCCAGTGCGCCGCGAGCAGCCTGGCGAGGCGGGCGAAGCCGCGATGGCGATCATCGGCATGGCGGTCAACGTGGCCGGCGCACGCAATCTGGGCGAGTTCTGGGCGATGGTCCAGGGCAACGCGCTGGGCATCGAGCATTTCGCGGCCGCCGAAGGCCTGGTCGGCGCCCGCAGCCAGTTGCAGGGCATGCTCGATTTCGACCCCGAGTACTTCGGCATCAGCCGCCAGGAGGCGCGGCTGATGGACCCGCAGCAACGCCACCTGCTGATGGCCTGCGTGCAGGCCCTGCAACACGCCGCCATCGTGCCTTCGGCCGACGGCCCGCGCATCGGCCTGGTGGCCAGCTGCGGCGAGACCACTTACTTCCAGCAGATGCTGCGTGAATGCGGCGAGGGTGAACTGCCGGACGGCTTCCAGCTGGCCCTGCACCACGACAAGGACTTCCTCGCCACCAAGGCCGCCTACCACCTGGACCTCACCGGCCCGGCGCTGAGCGTGCAGGCTGCCTGCGGCAGCTCGCTGATCGGCGTGCACCTGGCCTGCAACCTGCTGCGCCAGGGCGACAGCGAGGTGATGCTGGCGGCCGGCGTGCTGATCGACCCGACCCTCAGCGAGGGCTACCGCCATCGCTCGCAGCACATTTTCTCCCGCGACGGGCTGTGCCGGCCGTTCAGCGAGGACGCCAGCGGTACCCTCGGTGCCAGTGGCTACGGTGTGGTGGTGCTCAAGCCCCTGGCCCGAGCCCAGGCCGACGGCGACCGCATCTACGCCGTGGTGGAAGGTTCGGCGCTGAACAACGACGGCCACGGCAAGATGAGCTACACCGCGCCGTCGGTGGCCGGGCAGGGCGCGGTGATTGCCCGGGCCCTGGCCAAGGCCGGGGTGGCCGGTGCCGATATCGGCTATGTCGAGGCCCACGGCACCGGCACCTTGCTCGGCGACCCGATCGAGGTCGCCGCACTGGCCCAGGCCTTCGGCGAGGCACCGGCAGGCACCTGTGCCCTGGCTTCGGTCAAGAGCCAGGTCGGCCACCTGGGCGCGGCGGCGGGGGTGGTCGGGCTGATCCGCGCCACCCTGGCGGTGTACCACGGGGTGATCCCACCGAACCTGGGCTTCTCGCGTATCAACCCACAGATCGACCTGGCTCGCTCGCCTTTCCACATTCCGACCACGGCGCGCCCTTGGCCTTCAGGGCGTCGACGGATGGCCGGGGTCAGCAGTTTCGGCATCGGCGGCACCAACGCCCATGTGATCGTCGGCGCGGCGCAGGGCGAGGCACAAAACCGCGATGATGTCGTGCCGCTGTTGTTGCTGTCGGCGCACAGCCGCACGGCACTGGAGCGCGATGTGCTGGTGGTAGGGGGTTGGCTGCAGGCCAACCCCGAGCAGGTGCCCGCAGTGCTGGGCCACCTGCAGGCCGGACGCCGGCAGGCACGCTGGCGCTTTGCGGTGCCCTACCGGGCAGGTGACGATCTACCCCTGTCGGCGATTCGCGAGGTCGCTGCATCACAGGTGCGCCTCAAGGCCAGCGAGCATTCGCCTCAGGCGCTGCTCGAGGCCTGGTACGACGGTGCGCATATCGAGTGGGCGCAGCGTTTGGCACCGCCGCCCTGGGACTTGCCGCCTTCTTCCTTCGACCTTGAAACCTACCGCTTCCAGAGCCTCGGCGTGCCCGAGCGCAAACCGTTGGCCGACTGGTTCCACCAGCGGCAATGGCAGCGCATGTGGCGCATGGCTGGCCCCGCGCCGCAGGCAACTGTTCGCCAGACCTTGGTGGTGTGCAGCCATGCGGCGGCCGACGAAACGCTGCTCGGCACGCTGGGGGCTGCCTACCGGCGCGTGGTGCATGTGCGCGCAGGGGATGGTTATCGCCAGCTCGCCGCGAACCACTTCGAGCTCGATGTGCTGGATGCCCAGGCACTTACGCGCCTGCTCGCCGAACTGCCGGGCGACCTGGACTGGCTGCACGCCTTGCCGCTGTCGGTGGGCGGCGCGGTCGATGAGCGGAGCCTGGCGACCGCCCAGTGGGCCTGCCTGGACACACCCTGCAGCCTGATGCAGGCCTGGGGCCAGGCACCACGCGACGCCAACCTGCGCTTGTGGCTGTTGTCATGGCAGGCCTGCCCGGTGCAGGGTGCAGTGGCACGGCCGGAACTGACGGCGCTGGCCGGTGCGACCGAGGTGGTACCCCAGGAGTACCCGGTGCGCTGCCACTGGCTGGATTGCCCGAGTCCCTCTCTGCTGGAACACGCCAAGCCAGTCGCCGCGCTACTGGCCGAACCTGATGCCTTGCCCCGGCGCATGGCCCTGCGCGACGGCTACCTGTGGCAACCGCGGCTGGTGCCAAGCCCACTACCGTTGGCTGCACCGAACACCTTGCCAGACCACGGTACCTTCCTGATCCTTGGCGGCGGAGGCATCGGGCGCACCCTGTGCCAGCACCTGCTGCGCGCGCCGGGCCGGCGCGTGGTGCTGTTGTCGCGCTCGGCGACTTGGCCAGAGGCGTGGCAGGTGGACCGCGAGCGGGTCGAGTGGCTGCAGGCCGACCTCGCCGACCTGATGCGCTGGCCGCAGGTGCTCGAGCATCTGGCACAACGGTACGAGCGCTTCGATGGCGTGATCCATGCCGCAGGCGTCGGTGCCGGCAGCCTGATCCGACAGCGCGACGCCGAGCGGATGGCCAGCGCGATGGCCGCCAAGACCCGTGGCATGCTCGCCGTCGAGGCGCTGATCGCGCGGATGAACCCGGGCTTCGTGCTGTACTGCTCGTCCATGTCGGCGCTGTTCGGCGGGGCCGGCCACCTGGACTATGCCGCCGCCAGCGGCGTGCTCGACGGCTTCAGCCATTACCGCGCGCCGGGTGACCAGGGCTGCCTGCGCCTGGGCATCAACTGGGACATCTGGCGCGAGACCGGCATGGCCACCGAAGCCAGTGGCAATGATGCCGCGCACCAACAGCATCTGAAAGTCGGTCTGTCGACACAGGAAGGCTGCGAGGTGTTCGACCGGGCCATGACCGCGCAACTGCCCCAGGTGCTGGTTTCGACCACGGCACTGGCGCATGCCCGACGCTTCTATCCCGTGCGCCATGGCGCCGTGACAGCACCGGTCGAAGTACCGCCAAAGCAGGACGCACTGCCCGCACGCCTGCGCGACTGCCTGTGCCAATGGCTGGGCGTGGACGCACTGCAAGACGATGCGTCGCTGTATGACCTGGGCGCCGATTCGCTGACGCTGCTGGACCTGATTGATGAACTGCAGCGCGCCACGGGCGTGGTGGTGCAGCTGTCGCAGTTCAGTCCCACGGTCAGCTTGCGTGAGGTGCTGGCGTTGGTGGGCAATGACCCAGGCCAGGCCGAACGCGCTGGCGACCCTTGGCACAAGGCGCTGCGGATCGACCCATGGCACAAAGGCCGCGCACACCAGTGGCTGTATCTGATCCACCCGGTCGGCGGTGACGTCCAGGCCTACCGTGAGCTGGCTGCGGCGCTGCACCCGGACCTCGAGGTGCGGGTGATCGCCGACCCGGTGCTGCGTCAGCCCGAGCTGCCGAACATCTCCCTGGAAGCGCGCGCGGCGTTGTACCTGGACGCGATACAGGCCGAGCTGCCCGATGGTGCGAGCTGGCGGCTGGTCGGCTGGTCCTTCGGTGCCTGGGTGGCCCAGGCCATGTGCGCCCTGGCCCGCGACACCGGACTCGAGTTGCCGGCGCTGTACCTGATCGACCCACCTGCGCCGGACGCCGGGACCGAGTTGAAAGCGATCGACGAGGGGCAGATCCAGCGGGTATTTGAACGGGAGTTCGCCTTGCGCAACGGCGAGACGGACGGCGCACGCTACCTGGAGCGCCTGGTGGCCTGTTGTCGCAACAACCTGGCGAGCATGCTGGGGCATGTGCCTGGCGTACAGGCCGAGACGACCGGGCAGCTGTTCATCGCCACCCAGCCCAACCCCTACGGCATCGGCAGTGGCTGGCAGGCACAGGACCTGTGCCAGGCCTGGCAGGCGTTGCTGCCGGGCCTGCGCAACTGGGTGGCGCTGGATACCGACCACTACGGCATCGTCAGCGGCCCCTGGGCGCGCAAGATCGCCGAGGCGATCAATAGCGACCTGCTTGCGCGGGAGGAGGGTGTTCATGGCCGGTGA
- a CDS encoding TauD/TfdA dioxygenase family protein: MDQQALKAIERIAGAQRAPYRSISVDRLTPVIGAEIGGVDLSRPLAAEQLAEIRRAFLENHVLVFRDQHLDVEQHKAFGRLFGELRALPLDDIDGDDPELVVIRANAQSRFVAGETWHTDGTADLEPSMGSMLYVKETPAIGTGGDTLFANMHLALEMLSPAMQAFLGTLTAIHDGEMPWKGYTPPPGLPKTEHPVVVRHPQTGRPSLFVNSGFTSHIVQLSAGESQMLLNLLFDLVAREPVLSCRVRWAPGTLVFWDNRCTQHHAVWDYFPHSRYGERVTILGGRPQA, encoded by the coding sequence ATGGATCAACAGGCACTGAAGGCCATCGAACGTATTGCCGGCGCTCAGCGCGCGCCGTATCGCAGCATCAGCGTGGATCGGCTCACGCCGGTAATCGGCGCCGAGATCGGCGGGGTCGACTTGTCGCGCCCCCTGGCCGCGGAGCAACTGGCAGAGATTCGCCGGGCCTTCCTGGAGAACCACGTGCTGGTGTTTCGCGACCAGCACCTCGACGTCGAGCAGCACAAGGCCTTCGGGCGCCTGTTCGGTGAGCTGCGGGCCTTGCCGCTGGATGACATCGACGGCGACGACCCCGAGCTGGTGGTGATCCGTGCCAACGCGCAGTCGCGCTTTGTCGCCGGTGAGACCTGGCACACCGACGGTACCGCCGACCTGGAGCCGTCCATGGGGTCGATGCTGTACGTGAAGGAAACCCCGGCCATTGGTACAGGTGGCGACACATTGTTTGCCAACATGCACCTGGCGCTGGAGATGCTGTCGCCGGCGATGCAGGCGTTTCTCGGGACGCTGACGGCGATCCATGACGGCGAGATGCCCTGGAAGGGCTACACGCCACCACCCGGCCTGCCGAAGACCGAGCACCCGGTGGTGGTGCGACATCCGCAGACTGGGCGGCCGTCGTTGTTCGTCAATTCGGGTTTCACCTCGCATATCGTGCAGTTGTCGGCGGGCGAGAGTCAGATGCTGTTGAACCTGTTGTTCGACCTGGTGGCGCGTGAGCCGGTGTTGAGCTGCCGGGTGCGCTGGGCACCGGGAACCCTGGTGTTCTGGGACAACCGGTGTACCCAGCACCATGCGGTTTGGGATTATTTCCCGCATTCGCGGTATGGGGAGCGGGTGACGATTCTTGGGGGGCGGCCGCAGGCTTGA